A window of Photobacterium sp. GJ3 contains these coding sequences:
- the rpsU gene encoding 30S ribosomal protein S21, whose translation MPVVKVRENEPFDVALRRFKRSCEKAGILSEVRRREHFEKPTTVRKRAKAAAVKRHLKKLARENARRVRLY comes from the coding sequence ATGCCAGTAGTCAAAGTACGTGAAAACGAACCGTTCGACGTAGCTCTACGTCGTTTTAAGCGCTCTTGCGAGAAAGCAGGTATCCTTTCTGAAGTTCGCCGTCGTGAGCACTTCGAAAAGCCAACAACTGTACGTAAGCGCGCTAAAGCAGCGGCAGTTAAGCGTCACCTGAAAAAATTGGCTCGCGAAAACGCACGTCGCGTTCGTCTGTACTAA
- the tsaD gene encoding tRNA (adenosine(37)-N6)-threonylcarbamoyltransferase complex transferase subunit TsaD translates to MRILGIETSCDETGVAIYDDEKGLLAHELYSQVKLHADYGGVVPELASRDHVKKTIPLIKQALADAGLTPADLDGVAYTAGPGLVGALLVGATIGRSLAYAWNLPAVAVHHMEGHLLAPMLEDNPPEFPFVALLVSGGHTMMVEVKGIGEYRILGESIDDAAGEAFDKTAKLMGLDYPGGPLLSKLADQGTAGRFTFPRPMTDRPGMDFSFSGLKTFAANTIRANGDDDQTRADIAYAFQEAVVDTLAIKCKRALKETGFKRLVIAGGVSANKHLRAELEVMMEKLGGEVFYPRTEFCTDNGAMIAYAGMQRLKNQEIMDLGVKAHPRWPIDTLKPLRG, encoded by the coding sequence ATGCGTATCCTGGGCATCGAAACGTCCTGTGATGAAACAGGCGTAGCGATTTACGATGACGAAAAAGGCCTGCTGGCTCATGAGTTGTACAGCCAAGTGAAATTGCACGCCGATTATGGCGGTGTCGTGCCAGAGCTGGCCTCACGGGACCATGTCAAAAAAACTATTCCGTTGATTAAGCAGGCACTGGCTGATGCCGGATTAACCCCGGCGGATCTGGACGGTGTAGCCTACACAGCCGGTCCGGGACTGGTGGGCGCACTGCTGGTTGGCGCGACCATTGGCCGCAGCCTGGCTTATGCCTGGAACCTGCCTGCAGTGGCAGTACACCATATGGAAGGCCACTTGCTGGCTCCGATGCTGGAAGATAATCCACCTGAATTTCCGTTTGTGGCATTGCTGGTTTCCGGTGGTCACACCATGATGGTGGAAGTGAAGGGCATTGGTGAATACCGCATTTTGGGCGAATCGATTGATGATGCGGCCGGTGAAGCCTTTGATAAAACCGCCAAACTGATGGGGCTGGATTATCCGGGCGGGCCTTTGTTATCAAAACTGGCCGACCAGGGCACAGCAGGGCGCTTTACGTTCCCGCGTCCGATGACAGACCGTCCGGGGATGGATTTCAGCTTCTCCGGTCTGAAGACCTTTGCTGCGAATACGATTCGTGCGAACGGTGATGATGACCAGACCCGTGCTGACATTGCTTATGCGTTTCAGGAAGCCGTGGTCGATACGCTGGCGATTAAATGTAAGCGTGCGCTAAAAGAAACCGGTTTTAAACGCCTGGTGATTGCTGGCGGTGTGAGTGCGAACAAGCACCTGCGCGCCGAACTGGAAGTCATGATGGAAAAACTGGGTGGCGAAGTCTTTTATCCGCGCACTGAGTTCTGTACCGATAATGGTGCGATGATTGCGTATGCGGGTATGCAGCGTCTGAAAAATCAGGAAATCATGGATCTGGGCGTGAAAGCCCACCCGCGCTGGCCGATTGATACCCTGAAACCGCTCCGCGGCTAA
- a CDS encoding sugar-binding transcriptional regulator has product MTPSTSNAPFDHQLEDTDLLTEIAILYYQQSATQEEISKKFGISRPKVSRLLRKAREEGIVEITVKFHPVHSAQLEQRLMDRFHLKRALIALDQPSALEQRMQVSTLVSAYLDGYLRDGMVVAVGQGQNVAAVADHPGIVSHRNARFVCAIGGTHRSGDTINADHICRRLAKKFGGTSETLYAPAYVDSDATQRVFISNPNISETLNQARKAEFALVGIGDMDENSHMVKLGCFTAKEFVEARLNDGIVGDIGGFDFFRLDGQQADTLMRGRVVGLTMSDLHRIPNVIAMASESRKALSILGALRTGVIDVLATSASCAMALLNMSDSE; this is encoded by the coding sequence ATGACCCCCTCAACTTCTAACGCGCCTTTTGACCATCAACTTGAAGACACGGATCTGCTGACAGAAATCGCGATTCTGTATTACCAGCAAAGCGCCACGCAGGAAGAAATTTCGAAAAAGTTTGGCATCAGCCGCCCGAAGGTCAGCCGCCTGCTGAGAAAAGCGCGTGAAGAAGGCATCGTAGAAATCACGGTGAAATTTCACCCGGTCCACAGTGCTCAGTTAGAGCAGCGATTGATGGACAGGTTTCATCTCAAACGCGCCCTGATCGCACTGGATCAACCCAGCGCGCTGGAACAGCGTATGCAAGTCTCAACTCTGGTTTCCGCTTACCTCGATGGTTATTTGCGAGACGGTATGGTCGTCGCCGTCGGTCAAGGCCAGAACGTGGCTGCCGTGGCTGATCATCCGGGTATCGTCTCTCACCGTAACGCTCGCTTTGTCTGCGCCATTGGCGGCACGCACCGCAGCGGTGACACCATCAATGCCGATCACATTTGTCGTCGGCTGGCCAAAAAATTCGGCGGCACCAGTGAAACCCTGTATGCGCCAGCCTATGTAGACAGCGACGCCACACAGCGGGTCTTTATCTCAAATCCTAACATCAGTGAAACCCTGAATCAGGCGCGTAAGGCGGAGTTTGCCTTAGTGGGCATCGGTGACATGGACGAAAACAGCCATATGGTGAAGCTCGGATGTTTTACCGCCAAAGAGTTTGTGGAAGCGCGTCTGAATGATGGCATTGTCGGGGATATCGGCGGCTTCGACTTTTTCCGCCTTGACGGCCAACAGGCCGACACCCTGATGCGCGGCCGCGTCGTGGGACTGACCATGTCCGATCTGCATCGCATTCCCAATGTTATCGCAATGGCGAGCGAGAGCCGCAAAGCCCTGTCGATTCTTGGCGCCTTACGCACCGGTGTGATCGACGTGCTGGCGACCAGTGCCAGCTGCGCAATGGCGCTGTTAAATATGTCGGATTCAGAGTGA
- a CDS encoding GatB/YqeY domain-containing protein produces the protein MALIESIKNEQKTAMKAKDKARLGAIRLVLAAIKQREVDEKITLTDDDIVAVLTKMVKQRRDSVAQYEAAGRQDLADVELAEITVLEEFMPQPLSDDEVAALLDAAITSTGASSMQDMGKLMAVLKPQLQGRADMGKVSQLVKAKLG, from the coding sequence ATGGCCCTAATCGAAAGTATTAAGAACGAACAGAAAACCGCTATGAAGGCGAAGGATAAAGCCCGTCTGGGTGCTATCCGTCTGGTTCTGGCTGCCATCAAACAACGTGAAGTCGACGAGAAGATCACTCTGACCGACGACGACATCGTGGCAGTACTAACGAAAATGGTGAAACAGCGTCGTGATTCTGTAGCTCAGTATGAAGCTGCAGGTCGTCAGGATCTGGCCGATGTTGAGCTTGCTGAAATTACCGTGCTGGAAGAATTCATGCCTCAGCCTCTGAGCGACGACGAAGTTGCCGCTCTGCTGGACGCAGCGATTACCAGCACTGGTGCCAGCAGCATGCAAGACATGGGTAAACTGATGGCTGTGCTCAAACCACAGCTGCAGGGCCGCGCCGATATGGGAAAAGTTAGCCAACTGGTGAAAGCCAAACTCGGCTAA
- the rpoD gene encoding RNA polymerase sigma factor RpoD, whose translation MEQNPQSQLKLLVAKGKEQGYLTYAEVNDHLPEDIVDSDQVEDIIQMINDMGIKVVETAPDADELMMTEDNADEDAIEAAAQALSSVESEIGRTTDPVRMYMREMGTVELLTREGEIDIAKRIEDGINQVQCSVAEYPSAISYLLEQFDKVEAEELRLTDIISGFVDPNEEETSAPTATHIGSELSESDLEDEDKDLEDDDDDSSDSDEDDGSIDPEVAREKFKELRVSYERMAAAIDKNGRHHADTEVAIGELSEIFKQFRLIPKQFDRLVSSLRDSMDKVRTNERLIMRMCVDNSKMPKKTFVQLFSGNESSSAWIDEALNSGKPYAERLKNYEEDLRRATTKLRMLEDETGLSIERIKDISRRMSIGEAKARRAKKEMVEANLRLVISIAKKYTNRGLQFLDLIQEGNIGLMKAVDKFEYRRGYKFSTYATWWIRQAITRSIADQARTIRIPVHMIETINKLNRISRQMLQEMGREPLPEELAERMQMPEDKIRKVLKIAKEPISMETPIGDDEDSHLGDFIEDTTLQLPMDSATATNLRMATNEVLAGLTPREAKVLRMRFGIDMNTDHTLEEVGKQFDVTRERIRQIEAKALRKLRHPSRSDVLRSFLDE comes from the coding sequence ATGGAGCAAAATCCGCAGTCACAGCTAAAGTTGCTTGTTGCCAAAGGCAAGGAGCAAGGTTATCTGACCTATGCCGAAGTTAATGACCACCTGCCAGAAGACATTGTTGACTCTGATCAGGTCGAAGACATTATTCAGATGATCAACGACATGGGTATTAAGGTAGTGGAAACTGCCCCTGATGCCGATGAACTCATGATGACTGAAGATAATGCCGATGAAGACGCCATCGAAGCAGCGGCGCAGGCATTATCAAGCGTTGAAAGCGAAATTGGCCGTACCACTGACCCGGTTCGCATGTACATGCGTGAAATGGGAACGGTTGAGCTGCTGACCCGCGAAGGCGAAATCGACATCGCAAAACGCATCGAAGATGGTATCAATCAGGTTCAGTGTTCCGTTGCTGAATACCCATCAGCAATCTCTTATCTGCTTGAACAATTTGATAAAGTTGAAGCAGAAGAACTGCGTTTGACTGATATCATTTCTGGCTTTGTTGACCCGAACGAAGAAGAAACGTCTGCGCCAACGGCGACACACATTGGCTCCGAGCTGAGTGAGTCCGATCTTGAAGACGAAGACAAAGATCTTGAAGACGACGATGACGACTCAAGCGATAGCGATGAAGACGACGGCAGCATTGATCCGGAAGTCGCACGCGAGAAGTTCAAAGAACTGCGTGTTTCTTATGAGCGTATGGCTGCTGCCATTGATAAAAATGGTCGTCATCATGCCGATACCGAAGTGGCCATTGGTGAGCTGTCTGAAATCTTCAAACAGTTCCGTCTGATCCCAAAACAGTTTGACCGTCTGGTCAGCTCGCTGCGCGATTCTATGGATAAAGTTCGTACCAACGAACGCCTGATCATGCGTATGTGTGTCGACAACAGCAAGATGCCGAAGAAAACCTTCGTTCAGCTGTTCAGCGGTAACGAATCTTCTTCTGCGTGGATTGACGAAGCACTGAATTCTGGCAAACCTTACGCAGAACGTCTGAAAAACTACGAAGAAGATCTGCGTCGTGCAACGACCAAACTGCGTATGCTGGAAGACGAAACCGGCCTGTCGATTGAGCGAATCAAAGACATCAGCCGTCGCATGTCCATTGGTGAGGCCAAGGCCCGTCGCGCCAAGAAAGAAATGGTTGAGGCCAACCTGCGTCTGGTGATTTCGATTGCGAAGAAATACACCAACCGTGGCCTGCAATTCCTGGATCTGATTCAGGAAGGGAACATTGGTCTGATGAAAGCGGTCGACAAGTTCGAATACCGCCGTGGTTACAAGTTCTCCACTTACGCAACCTGGTGGATCCGTCAGGCAATCACCCGTTCAATCGCGGACCAGGCACGAACCATTCGTATCCCGGTTCACATGATTGAAACCATCAACAAACTGAACCGTATCTCACGTCAGATGCTTCAGGAGATGGGTCGTGAGCCACTGCCGGAAGAACTGGCAGAGCGCATGCAAATGCCGGAAGACAAGATCCGTAAAGTGCTGAAGATTGCCAAAGAGCCAATCTCGATGGAAACCCCAATCGGTGATGATGAAGATTCACATCTGGGCGATTTCATTGAAGATACCACGCTGCAACTGCCGATGGACTCTGCCACTGCAACCAACCTGCGTATGGCGACCAACGAAGTACTGGCTGGCCTGACGCCACGTGAAGCCAAGGTTCTGCGGATGCGTTTTGGTATCGACATGAACACGGACCACACGCTGGAAGAAGTCGGCAAGCAGTTCGACGTTACCCGTGAGCGTATCCGTCAGATCGAAGCCAAAGCCCTGCGTAAACTGCGCCACCCAAGCCGTTCCGACGTGCTGCGCAGCTTCCTGGACGAGTAA
- a CDS encoding tetratricopeptide repeat protein, with amino-acid sequence MFIFAVLPVSAASPESVCASCHEKQVKDWQASHHFHAMEVATADSVLANFEDVSIDYMGKPARFFQADQQYWTEFFDEQGEKHRIALTYTFGYKPLQQYLFDAGKGKQQFIPFAWDSRRASEGGQRWFVLHPEQTPSDSFHWTQMGQNWNQMCADCHSTDFQKNYDATTQSYQSSFSAINVSCNACHGDATDHLAWAHGDKNVQHKGYPTEIGVKTPLFRLNTAGKLTPVTPLKGSQQIEVCASCHARRAQLADRNLPAELLNAFQPSLITSGLYHADGQIDDEVYVWGSFLQTKMYQAGVTCTNCHNPHSGELKLAGNQTCTQCHATDTYDTEKHHRHSSFAAGNQCVDCHMTENTYMQVDARRDHSFRIPRPDLTASTGSPNACQSCHADKTASWAAQKVKSWYPESQLVGSPHFSRVFHAADTHQLQDSAELSKIAQDKNYPDIIRASALSRMSVMPDRNAVVAIVRSVKEDEPLKRLGAISAAENFPIHQKWRMLSSLLTDDRVSIRTAAARTLAPILNEPVLTSGISDSDRHLLLETLTEYKQAQYYQADRGFSHAALGNLAAALHDPIKAISHFEAAMAVEPHFIPAYVNLADLYRAQGNEEASQQTLKEGLKRSPRSAPLNYAMAMSLIRAKDKKSAVSYLTLATEYESENQHYHYTLSLLLKDLGKQRAAMQAMYQAYQLNPSSPDFTYALSQAYTELGDYKNALFYAQRLKQLLPDNPQVTQYIYQLQMAIQP; translated from the coding sequence TTGTTTATATTTGCTGTGCTGCCTGTCAGTGCTGCGAGCCCGGAATCGGTCTGTGCTTCATGCCATGAAAAACAAGTGAAAGACTGGCAGGCTTCCCACCACTTTCATGCCATGGAAGTGGCCACAGCAGACAGTGTTCTGGCCAATTTTGAGGATGTCAGCATCGATTATATGGGGAAGCCTGCCCGGTTTTTTCAGGCTGACCAGCAATACTGGACAGAGTTTTTTGATGAGCAGGGTGAAAAGCACCGGATAGCACTCACTTATACCTTTGGTTACAAGCCATTACAGCAATATCTATTTGATGCAGGCAAAGGGAAGCAACAATTTATCCCCTTTGCCTGGGACAGTCGGCGCGCCTCAGAAGGAGGACAACGCTGGTTTGTATTACATCCGGAGCAGACACCGTCTGACAGTTTCCACTGGACACAAATGGGCCAGAACTGGAATCAAATGTGCGCCGACTGCCACTCAACTGATTTTCAGAAAAACTATGACGCAACAACCCAAAGCTACCAGTCTTCATTCAGCGCGATCAATGTGAGCTGTAATGCCTGCCATGGTGATGCGACCGATCACCTTGCCTGGGCTCATGGTGACAAAAATGTTCAGCACAAGGGCTATCCCACGGAGATTGGTGTCAAAACCCCTTTGTTTCGTCTCAATACTGCCGGAAAACTGACTCCCGTAACCCCGCTGAAAGGCTCACAGCAGATTGAAGTTTGCGCCAGTTGTCATGCCCGGCGTGCCCAATTGGCAGACCGAAATCTCCCTGCAGAACTGCTCAATGCATTCCAGCCGTCTCTGATTACATCTGGCCTCTATCATGCTGACGGTCAGATTGATGATGAAGTTTACGTCTGGGGTTCCTTCCTGCAGACAAAGATGTATCAGGCAGGTGTCACCTGTACGAATTGCCATAACCCGCATTCAGGTGAGTTGAAGCTCGCAGGCAATCAGACGTGTACGCAATGTCACGCCACGGATACCTATGACACTGAAAAACATCACAGACACAGCAGTTTTGCAGCAGGGAATCAGTGTGTCGACTGTCATATGACCGAAAACACTTATATGCAGGTTGATGCGAGAAGGGATCACAGCTTTCGAATCCCCCGTCCTGACTTAACCGCGTCAACCGGTTCTCCCAATGCCTGCCAGTCTTGTCATGCAGATAAAACGGCTTCTTGGGCAGCCCAGAAGGTGAAATCATGGTATCCGGAGAGTCAGTTGGTTGGTTCTCCGCACTTTTCCCGTGTTTTTCACGCCGCCGATACTCATCAGCTCCAAGACAGCGCAGAGTTGTCGAAAATTGCACAGGATAAAAATTACCCGGACATTATTCGGGCATCCGCACTGAGTCGTATGTCCGTAATGCCGGACAGAAACGCTGTGGTCGCGATTGTCAGATCCGTAAAAGAGGATGAACCGCTGAAACGCTTGGGGGCGATTAGTGCTGCAGAAAACTTCCCGATCCATCAAAAATGGCGCATGCTGTCTTCGCTCTTAACGGATGACAGAGTATCCATCCGAACCGCGGCTGCAAGAACGCTGGCGCCGATCCTGAATGAGCCGGTGCTCACTTCTGGTATCTCAGACTCAGACCGGCACTTGTTGCTGGAAACGCTGACAGAATATAAGCAGGCGCAGTATTATCAGGCTGACAGAGGCTTCTCCCACGCGGCATTAGGCAATCTTGCCGCTGCTCTCCATGATCCCATCAAAGCTATCTCGCATTTTGAGGCTGCTATGGCGGTTGAACCTCATTTTATTCCGGCCTATGTGAATCTGGCCGACCTATACCGCGCGCAAGGAAATGAGGAAGCATCTCAGCAAACCTTAAAAGAAGGCCTCAAACGATCTCCCCGGTCTGCGCCTCTGAATTATGCCATGGCGATGAGTTTAATCCGGGCGAAGGACAAAAAATCGGCGGTCAGTTACCTGACACTCGCAACTGAATATGAGTCAGAAAACCAGCATTACCACTATACGTTATCCCTTTTACTGAAAGATTTAGGAAAGCAGAGAGCTGCAATGCAGGCAATGTATCAGGCCTATCAGCTCAACCCGAGCAGCCCTGACTTTACTTATGCGTTGTCTCAGGCTTACACAGAGCTAGGGGACTATAAGAATGCGTTGTTTTATGCCCAACGATTGAAGCAACTGTTACCTGATAACCCTCAAGTCACGCAATACATCTATCAACTACAAATGGCTATTCAGCCATAG
- a CDS encoding DUF6731 family protein gives MATKTFFFDFYACETQTSLVNALPLDTTGAFRQLFDLFQQGRENTVKTVKNQLVELRDIRETDYGYRGVIGRHRKNNLPHAAIAGGEERELPLEENENLLEKTHFVYYQDYSLLIIQRNRLCVNWQTLGAYLSPANYTTVLNPIIEPANLAWLADGHVQVKSAKITIARPRNPELLRDIEHDFNNSIIAALNGTRSASMNLVFRGDARSDDPVERYLDSSFKRALRELQETLEVKKLDLVTEHEQTGIEHPIDLVTDRLMHYDSVDMNGRYPNGFDMWNKLEEARHAKEPELVSFFGELNDRLA, from the coding sequence ATGGCGACAAAAACTTTTTTCTTCGATTTCTATGCATGTGAGACTCAAACATCATTAGTTAATGCTTTGCCTCTTGATACAACAGGAGCGTTTAGGCAACTGTTTGACCTGTTTCAGCAAGGGCGAGAGAACACAGTAAAAACAGTAAAGAATCAATTGGTAGAGCTAAGAGATATCCGAGAAACAGATTACGGATATCGAGGTGTTATCGGGCGACATAGAAAGAATAATCTTCCTCATGCGGCTATTGCAGGAGGAGAAGAGAGAGAGTTGCCGTTAGAGGAGAATGAGAATCTTTTGGAAAAGACTCATTTTGTCTACTATCAAGATTACTCACTTCTTATCATTCAACGGAATAGGTTGTGTGTTAACTGGCAGACATTGGGAGCTTACCTGTCTCCAGCAAATTACACCACAGTTCTAAACCCGATTATTGAGCCTGCTAACTTGGCATGGCTTGCTGATGGTCATGTTCAGGTAAAGTCAGCAAAAATCACAATCGCTCGTCCTAGAAATCCTGAACTACTCCGCGATATAGAACACGATTTTAATAACTCCATTATTGCAGCTCTTAATGGTACGCGTTCGGCAAGTATGAATTTAGTGTTCAGAGGTGATGCTCGTTCTGATGACCCAGTAGAACGTTATTTGGATAGCAGTTTTAAGAGGGCTTTGAGAGAGCTTCAAGAAACTCTAGAAGTAAAAAAACTAGACTTGGTAACTGAGCATGAACAGACTGGAATTGAGCACCCTATTGATTTGGTTACAGATAGGTTGATGCACTATGATTCTGTAGATATGAATGGTCGTTATCCTAATGGATTTGATATGTGGAATAAGTTAGAAGAAGCTAGGCACGCTAAAGAACCTGAGTTAGTCAGCTTTTTTGGCGAGTTAAACGATAGATTGGCATAA
- a CDS encoding SMEK domain-containing protein, producing the protein MNIKREDALKSLAERFSIFANVVTTQNRAGFNDINKSAERLFIDILNVAYNLRLRDMNSIQDNYPAIDLGDYYERVCIQVTSESTNQKFRKTVAKFKEKQLDRDFYTLVFLIISNKELCSLSDHDIDTKVINLNDLYKQIANLDDRDVFYIENYLAQNLVSRIDSNKSILPTSLITNHAAPRPDSFIKFLGLEDELEYTEQLLRDLKKLLHTISNLTKHQREYLFYVVAYGQYAKTMFGYNDESVIVMPTSQLQQTFGDFGYEIFQVLYAQELLFVNDEYQPNNDGRYIRVIEPYFRGELDDTNLFSDIRKFVHSDQSKLYRAIIECDFSFLA; encoded by the coding sequence ATGAACATAAAGCGAGAAGATGCCCTTAAGTCGTTAGCGGAAAGATTTTCGATATTCGCCAATGTGGTGACAACTCAGAACAGAGCTGGTTTTAATGATATTAATAAGAGTGCTGAAAGACTCTTTATTGATATTCTCAACGTTGCATACAACCTGCGTCTTAGAGACATGAATTCGATTCAGGATAATTATCCTGCTATTGACTTAGGTGACTATTATGAACGGGTATGCATTCAAGTTACTTCAGAATCTACAAATCAAAAATTCAGAAAAACCGTAGCAAAATTCAAAGAAAAACAGTTGGATAGGGATTTTTATACGTTAGTGTTTCTGATTATTTCTAACAAGGAACTCTGTTCTTTATCAGATCATGATATTGATACTAAAGTTATCAACTTAAATGATCTCTATAAGCAAATAGCTAATTTAGATGATCGAGATGTCTTTTATATAGAAAACTATCTGGCTCAAAACTTAGTCAGTCGTATTGATTCTAACAAAAGTATACTACCCACTAGTTTGATAACCAATCATGCAGCACCAAGACCTGACTCTTTTATCAAGTTTTTGGGGCTAGAGGATGAGCTAGAATATACTGAGCAGCTTTTAAGAGATCTTAAAAAACTGTTACATACTATATCTAACTTGACTAAACATCAGAGAGAGTATCTATTTTATGTTGTTGCATATGGCCAGTATGCTAAAACGATGTTTGGATACAATGATGAATCTGTAATCGTCATGCCGACAAGTCAGCTTCAACAAACCTTTGGGGATTTTGGATATGAAATATTCCAAGTGCTTTATGCCCAAGAGTTGTTGTTTGTAAACGATGAATATCAGCCGAATAACGACGGTCGCTATATTAGAGTGATTGAGCCTTATTTCAGAGGTGAGTTGGATGATACAAACTTATTTTCTGATATTAGAAAATTTGTGCACTCAGATCAGAGTAAGCTCTATAGAGCTATCATAGAGTGTGATTTTTCGTTCCTTGCTTAA
- the dnaG gene encoding DNA primase produces MAGKIPRSFIDDLISRHDIVDVIDARVKLKKQGKNYGACCPFHNEKTPSFSVSPEKQFYYCFGCGAKGNVLDFVMEFDRLEFVEAVEDLASQLGLEVPREQGGSGQSAAKRQEKQSLYDLMGQVAQYYQSLLRQQDAQVAIEYLKGRGLSGEIVKQFGIGYVPDQWDQVRNRFGRTEQAQQDLVSAGMLIENDQGRRYDRFRGRIMFPIHDRRGRVIAFGGRVLGDGTPKYLNSPETPIFHKGRELYGLYQVMQTYREPERVLVVEGYMDVVALAQYGVDYAVASLGTSTTGDHIQHLFRQTGTVVCCYDGDRAGRDAAWRAMEQALPYLNDGRQLKFMFLPDGEDPDSYVRQFGKEAFEQQISDAMTLSDFLFSTLMQQVDTSSREGKAKLSTLAVPLIDKVPGGTLRLYLRKVLGQKLGLPDEEQLRQLISEHGDNKPVRVSQPTIKRTPMRVAIALLLQNPGFADGMELNTADFAGIELAGLKLLLTIVDKCRLRPNITTGQLLEDWRETEQGALMARLATWDMPLGNDEDSLHTVFLDAMDKVIDQCVTQQIEKLQAKSNTVGLSVEEKRELQLLLFNRPD; encoded by the coding sequence ATGGCAGGAAAGATCCCTCGTTCATTCATCGATGACCTCATCTCACGACATGACATCGTTGATGTGATTGATGCGCGGGTGAAGCTCAAGAAGCAAGGCAAAAACTATGGTGCCTGCTGCCCTTTCCACAATGAGAAAACCCCTTCTTTTTCTGTCAGCCCCGAAAAGCAATTCTATTATTGCTTCGGTTGCGGCGCCAAAGGCAATGTCCTCGACTTTGTCATGGAGTTTGACCGTCTCGAATTTGTTGAAGCGGTTGAAGATCTGGCCTCACAGCTCGGTCTGGAAGTACCTCGTGAACAAGGTGGGAGCGGCCAGAGTGCAGCCAAGCGACAGGAAAAACAAAGTCTTTATGACCTGATGGGTCAGGTCGCCCAATACTATCAGTCCCTGTTACGTCAGCAAGACGCTCAGGTTGCCATTGAGTATTTAAAAGGGCGCGGCTTGTCAGGTGAGATCGTCAAACAATTCGGCATTGGTTATGTGCCGGATCAATGGGATCAGGTCCGCAACCGCTTCGGCAGAACCGAGCAGGCGCAGCAGGATCTGGTCAGTGCTGGCATGCTGATCGAAAACGATCAGGGCCGGCGCTATGACCGCTTCCGGGGTCGGATCATGTTCCCGATCCATGATCGTCGCGGCCGGGTGATCGCATTCGGCGGACGGGTACTGGGCGACGGAACCCCGAAATATCTCAACTCACCGGAAACCCCGATTTTCCATAAGGGGCGTGAGTTGTATGGCTTGTATCAGGTGATGCAGACCTATCGGGAACCTGAGCGCGTCTTAGTCGTCGAAGGCTATATGGACGTTGTCGCCCTGGCGCAATATGGCGTCGACTATGCGGTGGCATCCCTGGGAACCTCGACGACAGGCGATCATATTCAGCATCTGTTCCGGCAGACCGGCACCGTGGTGTGCTGTTATGACGGCGACCGGGCCGGACGGGACGCAGCCTGGCGGGCGATGGAACAGGCACTGCCCTATCTGAATGATGGCCGCCAACTGAAATTTATGTTCCTGCCCGACGGCGAAGATCCGGATAGTTATGTCCGTCAATTCGGAAAGGAAGCTTTCGAGCAGCAAATCAGCGACGCCATGACGCTCTCTGATTTTCTGTTCTCGACCCTGATGCAACAGGTGGATACCAGCAGCCGGGAAGGCAAAGCCAAGCTCAGTACGCTGGCGGTTCCCCTGATTGACAAAGTACCGGGCGGAACGCTGCGACTATACTTACGGAAAGTTTTAGGGCAAAAGCTGGGTCTACCTGATGAGGAGCAACTCAGACAGCTGATCAGCGAACATGGCGACAACAAACCGGTGCGTGTGTCGCAGCCGACCATCAAGCGAACGCCTATGCGGGTGGCCATTGCGCTGCTGCTGCAAAATCCGGGGTTTGCCGACGGGATGGAACTGAACACGGCCGATTTTGCCGGCATAGAACTGGCCGGATTAAAATTATTACTGACAATAGTTGATAAATGTCGACTTCGTCCCAATATCACTACCGGACAGTTGCTTGAAGATTGGCGAGAGACAGAACAAGGCGCTCTGATGGCCCGGCTTGCCACCTGGGACATGCCTCTCGGCAATGACGAAGATAGTTTACACACTGTATTTCTAGACGCGATGGATAAAGTTATCGATCAATGCGTCACACAACAAATTGAGAAGTTGCAGGCTAAATCGAACACTGTCGGCTTATCAGTCGAAGAAAAGCGGGAACTCCAGCTATTGCTGTTCAATCGTCCCGACTAA